From Thermodesulfobacteriota bacterium, the proteins below share one genomic window:
- a CDS encoding PA2779 family protein, with product RLKSHGLSKEEVMAKMDRMSDEQIHQLAALSDRIPAGGDGAATAAVIVLVVFVIAILLLIILRRI from the coding sequence GAGGCTTAAGAGCCATGGGCTTAGCAAAGAAGAAGTAATGGCCAAGATGGATAGGATGAGCGATGAGCAGATACATCAGTTGGCCGCCCTTTCTGACCGCATACCGGCTGGAGGAGACGGTGCGGCCACGGCGGCGGTGATAGTCCTGGTAGTCTTTGTAATAGCCATATTGTTACTAATAATATTAAGAAGAATATAA
- a CDS encoding C39 family peptidase, producing the protein MSLTHLIRAFAPGGIASPVILFLLLAGCSQRHSVEGGISASDKAEVIENVPFVKQKDEFCGPAAMESVMRFYGRDINQEEIAEHVYTPKLGGALISDMENFARQMGYKTETKNGDIDALISVIDQGIPVIVIVDLGRWVLSVPHYYVVYGYDKSKGVFILHTGFKGAQVVSFSELDKEWEKMNKLMLVVRK; encoded by the coding sequence ATGAGCCTCACTCACTTAATCAGGGCCTTTGCGCCCGGGGGCATTGCTTCGCCAGTAATTTTGTTTCTTTTACTTGCCGGATGCTCCCAACGGCACTCGGTGGAAGGGGGCATATCCGCTTCCGATAAGGCCGAGGTCATAGAAAATGTTCCTTTTGTGAAGCAGAAGGATGAATTTTGCGGTCCTGCGGCCATGGAATCGGTCATGAGATTTTACGGCCGGGATATAAACCAGGAGGAAATTGCCGAACATGTCTATACTCCGAAATTGGGGGGAGCGCTTATATCGGACATGGAGAACTTCGCCAGGCAGATGGGTTACAAGACGGAGACGAAGAACGGGGACATAGATGCGCTCATCTCCGTCATAGACCAGGGTATACCGGTCATAGTGATCGTTGACCTCGGAAGGTGGGTACTGAGCGTTCCCCACTATTATGTCGTATATGGTTACGACAAGAGCAAGGGTGTTTTTATACTACACACTGGATTTAAGGGCGCCCAGGTGGTAAGTTTTTCTGAGCTAGATAAAGAGTGGGAAAAAATGAACAAACTAATGCTTGTCGTGAGAAAGTGA
- a CDS encoding tetratricopeptide repeat protein, with amino-acid sequence MRKNWIKFNTLLILSLFSYGCSYFPHIALLTTDPLTAEEHNNLGVAYEKEGKYDLALREYKKAVDKDKTLVVPLVNMANVYYKQGKYEQAEENYLKALKKDEKNIEAANNLASLYITLNENYHKGLEYLTKAIPSLDDSPAYALDTLGVLYFRVGDKSKAKKVLLKACQKLGEDDQLLLEEIELHLRQLGVKDCPEIIKEPVSMEGPPATVPLPKIL; translated from the coding sequence GTGAGAAAGAATTGGATAAAATTTAATACCCTCCTTATACTTTCCCTTTTTTCTTATGGTTGCAGTTACTTTCCTCATATCGCCTTGCTGACGACTGACCCGTTAACCGCCGAAGAACATAACAACCTGGGAGTAGCCTACGAAAAGGAAGGCAAATATGACCTGGCCCTTAGGGAGTACAAGAAAGCGGTGGATAAGGATAAGACTCTGGTTGTACCCCTGGTGAACATGGCCAATGTGTATTACAAACAGGGGAAATACGAACAGGCAGAGGAAAACTATCTAAAAGCACTCAAGAAAGATGAGAAAAATATAGAGGCGGCCAATAACCTGGCTTCTCTTTATATCACCCTCAACGAGAATTATCACAAAGGCCTTGAATATCTGACTAAAGCTATACCTTCTCTTGATGACAGCCCAGCCTATGCTCTGGATACCCTTGGTGTTCTCTACTTTAGGGTCGGCGATAAATCAAAGGCGAAGAAGGTTCTCCTTAAAGCTTGCCAGAAATTGGGAGAAGATGATCAATTGTTACTCGAAGAGATCGAGCTCCATCTCCGGCAACTAGGGGTGAAGGACTGCCCGGAGATTATAAAAGAGCCTGTATCCATGGAAGGCCCTCCTGCTACCGTCCCGCTTCCTAAAATTTTATGA
- a CDS encoding response regulator produces MINNPIRVLLVEDDHRYADLISMFLARGKDTRFELEWSDRLQTGLDRLREEEFDLVLLDLNLPDSGGLDTFVRMYKQVSKLPIIILTGNDDETLAVKAVHMGAQDYLIKGDANGEHLIRSIRYAIERKRSEELLRRAHDELENRVEERTRELREINESLKREIAERKRIEEALAAEKERLTVTLRSIGDGVIATDTEGRIVLMNRVAEQITGWQKEEAMGKSFAEVFCIVKVQSGEASENPVERTIKTDRIVYLPKDAVLAARDGGQKFVSATSSPIHDKDSNIVGVVLVFRDITERKKIEEELLKAQKLESIGVLAGGLAHDFNNLLTVMLGNISLSKIHLDTEDRIYTRLSEAEKACFRARDLTKQLLTFSKGGAPVKKITSVMNLLRESIDFTPYDPAVRYELSVEEDLWPAEIDEGQIIQVIKNLLLNAEESMPDGGLIKVSAQNITNEDRTVNADHLGRYVKITIQDQGVGISEEHLSKIFDPYFTTKKGAGGLGLAVVYSIVRNHHGYVEVETDRGRGTKFHVYLPASVQELQMNEDKLFEKPLVKRKVLIMDDEEIVREASGEVLAMLGYEVDYAGDGEEAIQKYRSAKESGERFDLVIMDLTVPGGMGGKEALEELRRIDPEVKAIVSSGYSNDPVMSDYRKYGFDGVVAKPYKIEELTKVVKKVMEN; encoded by the coding sequence ATGATAAACAATCCTATCCGGGTCCTCTTGGTAGAGGACGATCACAGATATGCCGATCTTATCAGCATGTTCTTAGCTCGGGGGAAAGATACCCGGTTCGAGCTGGAGTGGAGCGACCGCCTCCAGACTGGACTTGACCGGTTGAGAGAGGAGGAGTTTGATTTGGTTCTTTTAGACCTCAACCTGCCCGATAGCGGGGGACTCGATACATTCGTCCGGATGTACAAACAGGTCTCCAAATTACCGATTATAATACTTACCGGAAACGATGACGAAACACTGGCAGTCAAGGCGGTACATATGGGAGCTCAGGACTATCTCATCAAGGGAGATGCCAACGGCGAGCACCTCATTCGCTCAATACGTTATGCGATCGAGCGAAAACGGTCGGAAGAACTTCTTCGGAGGGCTCATGACGAACTAGAGAATCGGGTTGAGGAACGTACCAGGGAGCTCAGGGAAATTAACGAATCTTTAAAAAGGGAGATAGCCGAGCGCAAACGGATAGAGGAGGCCCTTGCGGCAGAAAAGGAGCGATTAACAGTGACCCTTCGCTCCATAGGTGACGGGGTGATTGCTACCGACACGGAAGGAAGGATTGTACTCATGAATAGAGTGGCGGAGCAGATTACCGGCTGGCAAAAGGAAGAGGCGATGGGTAAATCCTTTGCCGAGGTCTTCTGCATAGTCAAAGTCCAAAGCGGGGAAGCTTCTGAGAATCCGGTAGAAAGGACCATAAAGACGGACCGGATAGTTTATCTTCCTAAGGACGCTGTCCTGGCGGCGAGGGATGGCGGTCAGAAGTTTGTATCCGCTACTAGTTCCCCGATTCATGATAAGGACAGCAATATTGTAGGAGTGGTGTTGGTATTCCGAGATATAACTGAAAGAAAGAAGATAGAGGAGGAGCTTTTAAAAGCCCAAAAGCTGGAATCGATCGGCGTCTTGGCCGGCGGCTTAGCCCATGATTTTAACAATCTTCTTACGGTTATGCTTGGGAATATTTCCCTTTCCAAGATACATCTTGACACAGAGGATAGGATTTATACAAGGCTGAGCGAGGCGGAGAAGGCTTGTTTCCGGGCAAGGGATTTAACCAAGCAACTTCTAACCTTCTCTAAGGGTGGGGCTCCGGTAAAAAAAATTACTTCGGTGATGAATCTCCTCAGAGAATCCATAGATTTTACACCATACGATCCTGCTGTCAGATATGAGCTTTCGGTAGAGGAGGATTTATGGCCTGCGGAAATAGACGAAGGACAGATAATTCAGGTCATTAAAAATCTTTTATTAAACGCCGAGGAGTCCATGCCCGACGGGGGATTAATCAAGGTCTCCGCACAGAATATTACCAACGAAGACCGGACTGTTAATGCGGACCATCTTGGCCGGTATGTCAAAATTACTATCCAGGACCAGGGAGTGGGAATATCGGAAGAGCATCTATCCAAGATATTCGACCCCTATTTTACCACCAAAAAAGGGGCGGGAGGGCTCGGACTGGCGGTAGTGTATTCGATAGTAAGGAACCACCACGGCTACGTGGAAGTGGAAACGGATAGGGGAAGGGGCACTAAGTTTCATGTATACCTACCGGCGAGCGTCCAGGAGCTGCAAATGAATGAAGATAAGTTGTTCGAGAAGCCTCTTGTAAAGAGAAAGGTGCTGATTATGGATGATGAGGAGATAGTGAGGGAGGCTTCGGGAGAGGTTCTGGCTATGCTCGGGTATGAGGTGGATTACGCCGGGGACGGCGAGGAGGCCATCCAGAAGTACAGGAGCGCCAAAGAGTCTGGGGAACGGTTTGACTTGGTGATAATGGATTTGACGGTCCCAGGGGGAATGGGGGGTAAAGAGGCGCTGGAGGAGCTTCGTCGCATCGACCCGGAGGTGAAGGCGATAGTCTCGAGTGGATATTCAAACGACCCGGTAATGTCCGATTACCGAAAATATGGGTTCGACGGGGTCGTGGCCAAGCCTTATAAGATCGAAGAGCTCACTAAAGTAGTCAAAAAAGTGATGGAAAATTAA
- a CDS encoding M3 family oligoendopeptidase, which translates to MAELAESTPVGSEGIRWDLSDLYSNLDDPQIEKDIKDALSRAESFEEIYRGKINSETVNPYLLLQAVKELESIQEQVGRLLSYAYLVFAGDTSNPKHGAFLQSVQERATEVRKHLLFFELEWIALSDEVANTLIHHESLAHYRHFLERERRYKPHRLSEPEEKILDEKANTGSRAFRRLFDEVINNIRFKVRLDGKTKELTETETLTLLYDADRSRRKAAAKGLTLGLKENKHVLTYIFNTLVQDHAVNDRLRSFPDAMASRHLDNEIDKATVDALITSCEKNYPLVERYYNLKRRLLGLKRFYDYDRYAPIFSEKKTIDYQTGKEIVLEAFGHFSPLMSEVAGEFFDKNWIDAEVREGKRGGAFSHSTVPSAHPYVFINYTGKLRDVMTLAHELGHGIHQYLSRKQGYFQCHTPLTTAETASVFGEILVFHKLKESEKDPKNRLSLLCSKLEDIFATVFRQVVLTKFEEKLHRARRNEGELTSLRINELWLEANRPMFGESVVLTEDYGWWWMYIPHFIHSPFYCYAYSFGELLVLSLYHKYLHEENAFVPRYIELLSFGGSESPERLLARVGVDITDPNFWQGGLDLLRDMVEEAIELARF; encoded by the coding sequence ATGGCTGAGTTGGCAGAATCCACTCCAGTGGGGTCGGAGGGAATAAGATGGGATCTTTCAGACCTTTATTCAAACCTCGATGACCCGCAAATAGAAAAAGACATCAAAGATGCGCTCTCCAGGGCAGAGTCGTTTGAGGAAATATACCGGGGAAAAATAAACTCGGAAACGGTTAACCCATACCTTCTTCTTCAAGCGGTAAAAGAGTTAGAGTCAATACAGGAACAAGTGGGGAGGTTGCTCTCCTATGCTTATCTTGTCTTTGCGGGAGACACCAGCAACCCAAAACACGGGGCATTTCTGCAGTCGGTTCAAGAAAGAGCGACCGAGGTTCGCAAACACCTCCTATTTTTTGAGCTGGAGTGGATCGCTCTCTCTGATGAAGTAGCAAACACACTTATACATCATGAATCGCTTGCTCATTACCGTCATTTTCTCGAACGTGAGAGAAGATATAAACCGCACCGCTTGAGCGAGCCTGAGGAAAAGATTCTTGATGAGAAGGCGAACACCGGTTCACGTGCCTTCAGACGGCTTTTTGACGAGGTAATAAACAACATCCGGTTTAAGGTCAGGCTCGACGGAAAAACAAAAGAATTGACCGAGACCGAGACGCTTACCCTCTTGTACGATGCCGACCGTAGCAGGAGAAAAGCGGCGGCCAAAGGACTCACCTTAGGCCTTAAGGAAAACAAACATGTCCTTACCTATATATTCAACACCCTAGTTCAGGACCACGCTGTTAATGACCGCCTGCGCTCTTTCCCGGACGCCATGGCCTCCCGCCATCTAGACAACGAGATCGACAAGGCTACCGTGGACGCTTTAATAACATCCTGCGAGAAGAACTACCCCTTGGTCGAAAGGTACTACAACCTTAAAAGGCGGCTTCTTGGTCTAAAAAGGTTCTACGATTACGACCGTTATGCACCAATATTTTCGGAGAAGAAAACAATCGATTACCAGACCGGTAAGGAAATCGTGCTGGAGGCATTCGGACATTTCTCTCCACTGATGTCAGAAGTTGCCGGCGAGTTTTTCGATAAAAACTGGATTGACGCCGAGGTGAGAGAGGGAAAGCGAGGCGGCGCATTCAGCCACAGCACCGTGCCCAGCGCTCATCCGTACGTATTTATCAACTATACCGGGAAGCTCCGGGACGTTATGACCCTGGCTCATGAACTGGGGCATGGAATCCACCAATACCTGTCCCGGAAACAAGGATATTTCCAATGTCACACCCCGCTCACCACCGCCGAGACGGCAAGCGTGTTCGGAGAGATTCTGGTGTTCCATAAACTGAAAGAGTCGGAGAAAGACCCGAAAAATAGGCTCTCGCTCCTTTGCAGCAAGCTAGAGGATATCTTTGCCACCGTTTTTCGCCAGGTGGTACTCACCAAGTTTGAGGAAAAGCTCCATAGGGCCAGGAGAAATGAGGGTGAACTTACCAGCTTGCGTATAAACGAACTATGGCTCGAGGCCAATCGCCCCATGTTTGGTGAATCCGTGGTGTTAACGGAGGATTACGGATGGTGGTGGATGTATATACCTCATTTCATCCATTCACCGTTTTATTGTTACGCCTACTCCTTTGGAGAACTTCTGGTACTGTCCCTTTATCATAAATACCTACATGAGGAAAATGCTTTTGTGCCGCGATATATAGAGCTTCTTTCTTTCGGGGGCTCGGAGTCACCGGAAAGACTTCTGGCCCGTGTCGGTGTGGATATTACCGACCCTAACTTCTGGCAGGGGGGATTAGACCTGCTGAGGGACATGGTGGAGGAGGCTATAGAACTGGCCAGGTTTTAG
- a CDS encoding peroxiredoxin: MMRILRLIAFLAFILCFPFFSEAELKVGETAPEFKATDHENNTLDLKNLRGKWVVLYFYPKDDTPGCTIEAKEFTELYPEFLENNALVFGISADDKESHCDFRDKHALKIPLIPDEEKEIMSLYDVQVSGGYASRDTVIIDPSGKIAEIYRKVKPAGHAKEVLDYIKENSN; encoded by the coding sequence ATGATGAGAATACTTAGATTGATTGCTTTCCTCGCTTTCATTCTTTGCTTTCCCTTTTTCTCCGAAGCGGAGCTTAAGGTGGGCGAAACCGCTCCTGAATTTAAAGCGACCGACCATGAGAACAATACGTTAGATTTAAAAAACCTGAGGGGGAAATGGGTAGTGCTTTACTTTTACCCCAAGGACGACACCCCCGGATGCACCATAGAAGCCAAAGAGTTTACCGAGCTATATCCGGAATTCCTGGAGAATAATGCATTGGTATTCGGCATAAGTGCCGATGATAAAGAAAGCCACTGCGATTTCCGGGATAAACATGCTTTGAAGATTCCTCTAATTCCAGATGAAGAAAAGGAAATAATGTCGTTATACGATGTACAGGTTTCCGGGGGCTACGCCTCGAGAGACACGGTTATAATCGACCCCTCCGGAAAGATAGCGGAGATATATCGGAAGGTAAAGCCGGCCGGCCACGCAAAAGAGGTTTTGGACTACATTAAAGAGAATTCAAACTGA
- a CDS encoding GatB/YqeY domain-containing protein — MSLRNKIPEDLKNALKNKNQVELSVLRMLQSAIRNKEIEKNKAELTDEEVIQVVAGEIKKRRESIEGYLKGRRQDLVDRENAELDVLMKYMPRQMTEDEIREEARKAIRESEAKTLKEIGKVMKIIMPRTRGKADGALVNKVVKEELEKMEGGV; from the coding sequence ATGAGTCTCAGGAACAAAATCCCCGAAGACCTGAAGAACGCGCTTAAGAATAAAAACCAGGTGGAGCTTTCCGTACTCCGTATGCTGCAGTCCGCTATAAGAAACAAAGAGATCGAGAAGAACAAAGCTGAACTTACCGATGAAGAGGTTATTCAGGTTGTAGCCGGTGAAATCAAAAAGCGTAGGGAATCAATAGAGGGATATCTGAAGGGGCGGAGGCAAGACCTAGTAGATAGGGAAAATGCCGAGCTCGATGTTCTGATGAAATACATGCCCAGGCAAATGACCGAAGATGAGATCAGAGAAGAAGCCAGAAAGGCTATTCGGGAATCCGAGGCAAAAACCTTAAAAGAAATCGGAAAAGTAATGAAGATTATTATGCCCCGTACCAGAGGGAAGGCCGACGGTGCCCTGGTAAATAAGGTGGTAAAAGAGGAATTAGAGAAAATGGAGGGTGGAGTTTAG
- a CDS encoding CapA family protein — MTKTSPTRPITIFMCGDVMTGRGIDQVLPHPSHHLLYAPYLRSAREYVDLAEKINGSFNKRVEFSYIWGDALKEFERLSPDLKIINLETSITTNNDYWKRKWIHYRMHPKNVACLTAAEIDCCSLANNHVLDWGYQGLRDTLETLDKVDIKFTGAGLNRYKAETPIVMPVENKGRIILFAYGSVTSGIPPKWAASHNKPGVSLLKDFSDETINHIGEKVKELKKKGDVLVISIHWGRNWGYEVPSEQREFARRLIDEAGVDIIHGHSSHHPKGIEVYQGKLIIYGCGDFMNDYEGIVKHKEFRPDLTLMYFVSMDPSSGKLTGLRMSPMQIKHFKLNRVRREDAFWIAETMSREGKEFGTRTEVLEDNTLRLEWN, encoded by the coding sequence ATGACGAAAACTAGCCCAACGAGGCCTATCACCATATTCATGTGCGGCGATGTAATGACCGGAAGAGGAATAGACCAGGTGCTACCTCATCCCAGTCACCATCTTCTTTATGCCCCCTATCTCCGAAGTGCCCGAGAGTATGTTGACCTTGCCGAGAAGATAAATGGTTCTTTCAATAAGCGGGTCGAGTTTTCTTATATCTGGGGAGATGCTCTCAAAGAATTCGAGAGATTGTCGCCCGACCTCAAGATTATCAACCTAGAGACAAGCATAACTACAAATAACGATTACTGGAAGCGCAAATGGATACATTATAGAATGCATCCTAAGAATGTTGCCTGTTTAACCGCAGCCGAGATTGATTGCTGTTCGCTTGCAAATAACCACGTTCTTGACTGGGGATATCAGGGTCTAAGAGATACCTTGGAAACCCTAGATAAAGTTGATATAAAGTTTACCGGCGCCGGTCTGAATCGGTACAAGGCTGAAACTCCTATCGTGATGCCGGTAGAGAATAAAGGAAGGATAATCTTGTTTGCGTACGGCTCAGTCACGAGTGGAATACCTCCAAAGTGGGCCGCTTCGCATAATAAGCCCGGCGTCAGTCTACTAAAGGATTTTTCCGATGAAACAATTAATCACATTGGCGAGAAGGTTAAGGAGCTAAAGAAGAAAGGAGACGTTTTAGTTATATCTATACATTGGGGAAGAAATTGGGGGTACGAGGTTCCATCCGAGCAAAGAGAGTTTGCCCGGAGACTAATAGACGAGGCCGGGGTGGACATAATTCACGGACATTCTTCTCATCACCCGAAGGGAATAGAGGTTTACCAGGGGAAGCTCATCATATATGGATGTGGCGACTTTATGAATGATTATGAGGGCATCGTCAAGCATAAAGAGTTTAGACCCGACCTCACCTTGATGTATTTTGTGAGCATGGACCCATCGTCCGGTAAACTTACCGGTTTACGAATGAGCCCGATGCAGATTAAGCACTTCAAATTAAACCGAGTCAGAAGAGAGGATGCGTTCTGGATAGCAGAGACCATGAGCAGGGAAGGCAAGGAATTTGGAACTCGGACAGAGGTGTTAGAGGATAATACATTAAGATTGGAGTGGAATTAG
- a CDS encoding thiamine pyrophosphate-dependent enzyme, translated as MKNGQNIGQYLIERLYELGVRHVFGVPGDFVLGFFQQLVESKMQVINTCDEQGAGFAADAYARVRGLGAVCITYCVGGLKVANTTAQAFAEKSPVVVISGAPGMKERVKNPLLHHKVRDFDTQLKVYEHITVASTVLYDPETAFREIDRVLEAAQRFKRPVYIELPRDMVNVPGDTNYKAQYKEEKSDPDAIKELLSEAVNMINSAKKPVILAGIELHRFGLQNILLKLVEKTNIPVAATILSKSVISERHPLYLGVYEGAMGFEDVREYVESSDCLILLGVFMSDVDLGIFTAHLDQGKSIYVTSEKAMVRHHTYEEVRLQDFIQGLLEADIKRHEPGQTPHPKPPPAFSVKPGEKITVKRLFQQLNAFLDDNTAVIAEPGDALIGGADLFIHGATEFIAPAYYLSLGFAVPASIGVQMANPNVRPLVLVGDGAFQMTGMELSTIARFKLNPIVVVFNNRGYGTERPMLDGPFNDIHPWKFSKIPEMLGAGKGYDVNTEDQLEEALRSARAYEEGFSILDVHLDPHDSSPALKRLTESLAKRVK; from the coding sequence ATGAAGAACGGACAGAATATCGGCCAATACCTAATCGAACGGCTGTACGAGCTTGGCGTGCGACACGTCTTTGGCGTGCCCGGTGACTTCGTGCTCGGGTTCTTTCAACAGCTAGTGGAGAGCAAAATGCAGGTAATTAACACCTGCGACGAACAGGGAGCCGGCTTTGCCGCCGATGCCTATGCCCGCGTGCGCGGCCTGGGAGCGGTATGCATTACCTACTGCGTCGGAGGCCTGAAAGTGGCAAACACCACCGCTCAGGCATTCGCCGAAAAATCCCCGGTCGTGGTCATAAGCGGCGCCCCCGGTATGAAAGAACGGGTGAAAAACCCGCTACTTCACCACAAGGTCAGGGACTTCGATACACAGCTTAAGGTGTATGAGCATATCACAGTCGCTTCCACGGTTTTATACGACCCGGAAACCGCTTTTCGTGAAATCGACCGAGTACTGGAGGCGGCACAACGCTTTAAGCGGCCGGTTTACATCGAACTGCCCCGCGATATGGTCAATGTGCCCGGGGATACTAACTACAAGGCTCAGTATAAAGAGGAAAAAAGCGACCCCGATGCAATTAAGGAATTGCTGTCGGAAGCGGTCAATATGATCAACTCGGCCAAAAAACCGGTTATCCTGGCCGGCATAGAACTCCACCGATTCGGCCTGCAAAATATCCTACTGAAGCTGGTCGAAAAGACCAATATCCCGGTGGCGGCAACGATCCTGAGTAAATCGGTAATATCCGAGCGACACCCTCTTTATCTTGGCGTGTACGAAGGAGCCATGGGTTTTGAGGACGTCAGGGAGTATGTCGAGTCAAGCGATTGCCTTATCCTGCTGGGCGTTTTCATGAGCGACGTTGACCTTGGTATTTTTACAGCGCATCTGGACCAGGGAAAATCCATTTATGTAACCAGCGAGAAGGCCATGGTCCGACACCACACCTACGAAGAGGTACGTCTCCAGGACTTTATTCAGGGACTGCTCGAAGCGGATATCAAGCGCCATGAACCGGGCCAGACACCCCATCCAAAACCGCCACCCGCCTTCTCGGTTAAACCCGGCGAGAAGATAACCGTGAAGCGGTTGTTCCAGCAGTTAAATGCCTTTCTCGACGATAATACCGCGGTTATAGCAGAACCCGGAGACGCCCTAATTGGAGGTGCCGACCTCTTCATCCACGGGGCTACCGAGTTCATAGCACCGGCATACTATCTTTCCCTGGGGTTTGCTGTTCCGGCAAGTATAGGTGTCCAAATGGCTAACCCTAATGTGAGGCCTCTGGTGCTAGTAGGCGACGGCGCCTTTCAAATGACCGGTATGGAGTTATCCACAATCGCCCGGTTCAAGCTAAACCCGATCGTGGTTGTCTTCAACAACCGAGGATACGGGACGGAACGGCCTATGTTGGACGGCCCTTTCAACGACATACACCCATGGAAGTTCAGCAAAATCCCCGAAATGCTGGGAGCAGGCAAGGGATACGATGTAAATACCGAAGACCAACTGGAAGAAGCCCTTCGCTCAGCCCGGGCCTACGAAGAAGGATTTAGCATCCTGGATGTTCACTTAGACCCGCACGATAGCTCGCCGGCTCTTAAGCGTCTGACCGAGTCGCTGGCAAAAAGAGTAAAGTAG
- the tenA gene encoding thiaminase II — MGQTFTKELWQEIIPIYESIIHHPFIRGLTDGSLSQESFKFYVIQDALYLREFARSLSIAAAKAPEDDWIIMFNEHSAGALKVERALHDSFFRDFRLKKKDIVNTTLAPTNLAYTSYLLSTAYSSPFHEVMGALLPCYWIYWEVGKALISRGSPNPLYQRWIDTYGGEEYARIVKAVLNITNKIARDLKNDQKEAMKKHFITTSRYEWMFWDMGLRCEGWPVG; from the coding sequence ATGGGTCAAACCTTTACCAAGGAACTCTGGCAAGAGATAATCCCTATTTATGAATCGATAATCCATCATCCTTTTATCAGAGGGCTAACCGATGGCTCCCTCAGCCAGGAGAGCTTTAAGTTTTACGTTATTCAGGACGCCCTTTACCTAAGGGAGTTTGCCCGTTCCCTAAGCATTGCCGCGGCTAAGGCCCCGGAGGACGACTGGATAATCATGTTCAACGAGCACTCTGCCGGGGCACTCAAGGTCGAGCGGGCGCTTCACGACAGCTTTTTTCGGGATTTTCGCCTGAAGAAGAAGGATATTGTCAACACTACCCTGGCCCCCACAAACCTGGCCTATACCAGCTATCTTCTCTCCACAGCGTATTCATCCCCATTTCACGAGGTCATGGGCGCACTTCTTCCCTGTTATTGGATTTACTGGGAGGTAGGAAAAGCGCTTATCTCCAGGGGTTCTCCTAATCCCCTTTATCAAAGGTGGATTGATACCTATGGAGGGGAAGAGTATGCTCGAATAGTAAAGGCCGTCTTGAACATCACCAATAAAATTGCCAGGGATTTGAAAAATGACCAGAAGGAGGCGATGAAAAAGCACTTCATCACCACCAGCCGCTACGAGTGGATGTTCTGGGATATGGGACTCAGGTGCGAGGGCTGGCCGGTGGGATGA